A single genomic interval of Mauremys reevesii isolate NIE-2019 linkage group 24, ASM1616193v1, whole genome shotgun sequence harbors:
- the LOC120390485 gene encoding persulfide dioxygenase ETHE1, mitochondrial-like: protein MWLSRTCPAAAATRRALAPALRPYCTRRAQRQGLLFRQLFEPVSCTYTYLLADLKTKAAVLIDPVLETAKRDAELVRELGLSLLYAANTHCHADHITGTGLLKKMLPGCRSVISQDSGALADILIREGHALEFGAFALEARSTPGHTDGCLTYVLSDRTMAFTGDALLIRGCGRTDFQQGSPETLYRSVHEKIFTLPGDCLIYPAHDYTGQTVSTVEEERTLNPRLTQSCEAFVQLMNSLNLPEPKQMDFAVPANLKCGIQDAAT, encoded by the exons ATGTGGCTGTCCCGGACCTGCCCTGCAGCGGCCGCTACCCGGCGGGCGCTGGCCCCGGCCCTGAGACCCTACTGCACCCGCCGCGCCCAGcgccaggggctgctcttccgGCAG CTCTTTGAGCCCGTGAGCTGCACCTACACCTACCTGCTTGCGGACCTGAAGACCAAGGCGGCGGTTCTGATCGACCCGGTTCTGGAGACGGCCAAGCGGGACGCGGAGCTGGTGCGGGAGCTGGGCCTCAGCTTACTGTATGCAG CCAACACCCACTGCCACGCCGACCACATCACGGGCACCGGGCTGCTGAAGAAGATGCTGCCAGGCTGCCGCAGCGTCATCTCCCAGGACAGCGGGGCCTTGGCCGACATCCTCATCCGCGAGGGCCACGCCCTGGAATTCGGGGCCTTC GCCCTGGAAGCCCGCTCCACCCCCGGACACACGGACGGCTGCCTGACCTACGTGCTCAGTGACAGGACCATGGCCTTCACCGGGGACGCCCTGCTGATCCGGGGCTGCGGCCGCACGGACTTCCAGCAGG gctCCCCGGAGACCCTGTACCGCTCCGTGCACGAGAAAATCTTCACGCTCCCCGGAGACTGTCTGATCTACCCCGCCCACGACTACACGG GCCAGACGGTGTCCACGGTGGAGGAAGAGAGGACCCTGAACCCCCGACTGACCCAGAGCTGCGAGGCCTTTGTCCAGCTGATGAACAGTTTGAACCTTCCTGAACCCAAACAAATGg ATTTTGCCGTCCCAGCAAACCTCAAGTGTGGGATACAGGATGCAGCAACTTAG